From a region of the Arachis ipaensis cultivar K30076 chromosome B09, Araip1.1, whole genome shotgun sequence genome:
- the LOC107617736 gene encoding heavy metal-associated isoprenylated plant protein 37, whose product MTKEEDFKLLKIQTCVLKVNIHCDGCKQKVKKLLQRIEGVYQVQIDADQQKVTVSGSVDAATLIKKLVRAGKYAEPWSQQKTNQNPKQKNNNNIVKDDKNKGGQKQQGLVKGLEAFKNQQQKFPSAFSSEEDDDYYDYDDEDEDDDEEMRFIREKANQLHLLRQQAAAAAAAEANNLKKGVGAISGGSNNVKMNNNAGNNNNVGKKGGPGNNMGLKDGHGGVLDQKTMAALKLNNGHMGGGEGLNLGEAKRASDIGAMMNLAGFNGNNNNNVANNVGNATVLGANSNGLGGFPVLSNNMAPGSTAAVLPNGAFSTGQYPSSLLMNMNGFNNHPSPSPLMMNMNMQARQAMQQQPQMMYHRSPFVPPNTGYYYNHSNNYSPANYSYALPNYYPHQCPATDDNSAAHMFSDDNTSSCSIM is encoded by the exons ATGACTAAAGAAGAAGACTTTAAGCTCCTTAAAATCCAG ACTTGTGTTCTCAAAGTGAACATTCACTGTGATGGGTGTAAGCAGAAAGTGAAGAAACTCCTTCAGAGAATTGAAG GTGTCTACCAAGTTCAAATAGATGCAGATCAGCAGAAAGTAACAGTTTCAGGAAGTGTGGATGCTGCAACTTTGATTAAGAAACTGGTCAGAGCTGGCAAATATGCTGAGCCATGGTCTCAGCAGAAAACAAATCAGAATCCAaagcagaagaacaacaacaatattGTCAAAGATGACAAGAACAAAGGGGGGCAAAAGCAGCAAGGACTGGTGAAGGGTCTTGAGGCCTTCAAGAATCAGCAGCAGAAGTTCCCATCTGCCTTTAGTTCTGAAGAGGATGATGATTACTACGACTACGATGATGAGGACGAAGACGATGACGAAGAGATGCGATTCATTAGGGAAAAAGCCAACCAACTTCATTTGCTGAGGCAGcaggcagcagcagcagcagcagcagaagCAAACAACTTGAAGAAAGGTGTTGGAGCAATTTCTGGTGGTTCCAACAATGTTAAAATGAACAACAATGCTGGCAATAACAACAATGTTGGTAAAAAGGGAGGACCTGGTAATAACATGGGACTTAAGGATGGTCATGGTGGTGTTCTTGATCAGAAAACCATGGCAGCACTGAAATTGAACAATGGCCACATGGGGGGTGGTGAAGGACTCAATCTTGGAGAAGCCAAAAGGGCTAGTGACATTGGTGCAATGATGAATCTAGCTGGTTTCAAtgggaataataacaacaatgttGCTAATAATGTTGGCAATGCCACTGTTCTTGGGGCAAATTCCAATGGTTTGGGTGGATTTCCTGTTCTGTCTAACAACATGGCTCCAGGTTCTACAGCTGCTGTTCTCCCAAATGGTGCTTTTTCTACCGGCCAATACCCATCATCACTGCTAATGAACATGAATGGCTTCAATAACCACCCATCTCCATCCCCATTAATGATGAACATGAACATGCAGGCAAGACAAGCCATGCAGCAACAACCTCAGATGATGTATCACAGATCCCCGTTTGTTCCTCCCAACACTGGCTATTACTACAACCATAGTAATAACTACAGCCCTGCAAATTACTCTTATGCTTTGCCTAATTATTACCCACACCAGTGTCCAGCAACTGATGATAACTCTGCAGCACATATGTTCAGTGATGACAATACTAGTAGTTGTTCCATAATGTAA
- the LOC107616147 gene encoding uncharacterized protein LOC107616147, which translates to MIKEAELIKNFRDMNLQVTLAPKSIRLNHLTVTSQFKEQITKAQSSDPDFQETLSLVKEGKLKGFIEGEDKVWRYQGRICVPKEGDLQSKIAEEAHKRDFTIHPGMTKMYHDLKKMFWWPGMKRDLATIVNKCLVCQKVKIEHQKPSGVLQPLGIPEWKWEDISMDFVMGLPRTQTGRDAIWVIVDRLTKTAHFLPVKATDSLERLATLYIKEIVRPGKWESHLPLIEFAYNNSYRGRIGMAPYEALYGRRCQSPLCWYGPEDKGYLGPELVLTPFPFPILSPEEHGTADRDDAVPLRVTSEYDPSKHAWVVATTTTVLQTIYLGRELVEEEPQLPVITFLDRDASTSRKRSSKVVHLESDPETEEEKSDNPGQKEDTMEEDPEEKLNPGGSPKVEYVPYSPISAPRRVLVHPTQRNRVFTARKGVGGRPLVPRFINN; encoded by the exons ATGATAAAAGAGGCAGAGTTGATAAAGAATTTCAGAGACATGAACCTACAAGTCACCCTCGCTCCAAAAAGCATACGTCTGAACCACCTAACAGTGACAAGTCAATTCAAAGAACAAATAACTAAGGCGCAGAGTTCCGATCCCGATTTTCAAGAAACCCTGAGCCTTGTCAAAGAAGGAAAATTGAAAGGCTTCATCGAAGGAGAGGACAAGGTGTGGAGATACCAAGGTCGAATCTGTGTCCCAAAGGAAGGCGATCTTCAAAGCAAGATTGCGGAAGAAGCCCACAAAAGAGATTTTACCATTCATCCTGGCATGAcaaagatgtaccatgatttgaaaaagatgttctggtggccaggaatGAAAAGAGATTTAGCTACGATCGTGAATAAATGTCTGGTTTGTCAGAAGGTAAAAATTGAACATCAGAAACCATCAGGGGTATTGCAACCCCTTGGCATCCCAGAGTGGAAATGGGAGGACATATCGATGGATTTCGTCATGGGACTACCTCGTACTCAAACAGGGCGTGACGCTATATGGGTCATCGTGGACCGACTTACAAAGACTGCCCATTTTCTACCAGTCAAGGCGACCGACTCATTGGAAAGACTAGCCACGCTATATATCAAAGAGATCGTGAG ACCAGGAAAGTGGGAGAGTCACCTACCACTGATCGAGTTTGCTTATAACAACAGTTACCGTGGTCgcatcgggatggcaccatatgaggcACTGTACGGGCGAAGATGCCAATCTCCTTTATGTTGGTACGGACCAGAAGATAAAGGCTACTTAGGACCGGAGTTA GTTCTCACTCCCTTTCCTTTTCCCATACTATCTCCAGAGGAACATGGCACAGCGGATAGAGACGACGCAGTGCCCCTGAGGGTAACTTCTGAGTATGACCCCTCGAAGCACGCGTGGGTAGTTGCGACCACTACTACCGTGCTCCAAACTATCTACTTAGGTCGAGAACTCGTAGAAGAAGAACCCCAGCTGCCCGTCATAACCTTCCTAGATAGGGACGCTTCAACATCTAGGAAGCGGTCATCCAAGGTGGTACACCTTGAGTCCGACCCCGAGACCGAGGAAGAGAAATCCGACAACCCTGGCCAGAAGGAAGACACCATGGAGGAGGACCCAGAGGAGAAGTTGAACCCTGGTGGAAGTCCAAAGGTGGAATACGTGCCCTACTCCCCCATTTCGGCACCCCGTCGAGTTTTGGTTCATCCCACGCAACGGAACCGGGTCTTCACTGCGCGAAAGGGTGTTGGAGGGAGACCCCTGGTACCTCGATTCATAAATAACTGA
- the LOC107616585 gene encoding heavy metal-associated isoprenylated plant protein 20, whose product MGALDFLSDYFSVTRTPRKKRKPMQTVEIKVKMDCDGCERRVRNSVANMKGVKQVEVNRKQSKVTVTGYVDRNRVLKKVQSTGKRAEFWPYIQYNLVAYPFISQAYDKKAPSGYVKNTDLALPNPNAPHEKLATLFSDDNPNSCSIM is encoded by the coding sequence ATGGGTGCTCTTGATTTCCTTTCAGATTACTTCTCAGTGACGAGGACCCCAAGAAAGAAACGGAAGCCAATGCAGACGGTGGAAATAAAGGTGAAGATGGACTGTGATGGGTGTGAGAGGAGAGTAAGAAACTCAGTTGCAAACATGAAAGGAGTGAAACAAGTGGAGGTGAATAGGAAACAGAGCAAGGTAACAGTGACAGGGTATGTGGATAGAAACAGGGTTCTGAAGAAAGTGCAGAGCACAGGGAAGAGAGCAGAGTTCTGGCCATACATTCAATATAACTTGGTTGCATACCCTTTTATTTCTCAAGCTTATGACAAGAAGGCTCCTTCTGGTTATGTCAAGAACACTGATCTCGCCCTCCCTAACCCCAATGCTCCCCATGAGAAGCTTGCTACTCTCTTCAGTGATGATAATCCTAATTCCTGTTCCATCATGTAA